In the Mya arenaria isolate MELC-2E11 chromosome 11, ASM2691426v1 genome, one interval contains:
- the LOC128209670 gene encoding uncharacterized protein LOC128209670, whose translation MKTSELESFQQSYEQRFGCCICLGPRLQMVSGQCQHRICVDCLYVDEERRPCMEVCPVCSQSDSFPRKRPILPSQVLEVQKCLGVQLCQSGCGAEMWYWEVEEHNRCCPKSKEAEIESKTPVKKRRRSRINDIGPVSTTRHTPSSTTQLRKRATRSQSLRITRSTSDQTGLT comes from the exons ATGAAAACCTCAGAATTGGAATCTTTTCAGCAATCCTATGAGCAAAG GTTCGGGTGCTGTATATGCCTTGGACCAAGGCTACAGATGGTCTCTGGACAGTGCCAGCACCGTATCTGCGTCGACTGCCTGTACGTGGACGAAGAACGGAGGCCCTGCATGGAGGTCTGCCCTGTGTGTTCTCAGTCGGATTCCTTTCCGAGAAAAAG acCTATCTTACCGAGCCAGGTATTAGAAGTTCAGAAATGCCTTGGAGTGCAACTCTGTCAGAGTGGTTGTGGGGCAGAAATGTGGTACTGGGAGGTTGAAGAACATAACAG GTGTTGTCCAAAATCTAAAGAAGCTGAGATTGAAAGCAAAACACCTGTGAAGAAAAGACGACGTAGCCGTATTAATGACATTGGCCCAGTGAGTACAACCAGACACACACCTTCATCCACGACACAGCTGCGTAAGCGAGCTACAAGGTCACAAAGCCTGCGTATAACTAGATCTACATCAGACCAGACAGGGTTGACCTAG